In one Neobacillus sp. CF12 genomic region, the following are encoded:
- the wecB gene encoding UDP-N-acetylglucosamine 2-epimerase (non-hydrolyzing) translates to MKNKVKVMTVFGTRPEAIKMAPLVKELAKNNDKIESIVTVTAQHREMLDQVLKIFEIVPDYDLNIMKDRQSLIDVTTRSLEGLNKVFQEVKPDIVLVHGDTTTTFVASLAAFYNSTPIGHVEAGLRTWNKYSPYPEEMNRQLTGVLADLHFSPTTQSKENLLTENKQAESIFVTGNTAIDALKTTVKAEYSHPVLDKLGNDRLVLMTAHRRENTGKPMENMFHAIRRLVEKHEDIQVVYPVHMNPVVREIANRVLGDNNRIHLIEPLDVIDFHNFASRAYLILTDSGGVQEEAPSLGVPVLVLRDTTERPEGVKAGTLKLAGTNEETIFQLADELLSDVDAHDLMAKASNPYGDGHASERIVKAILYHFNLTGEKPVDFGEV, encoded by the coding sequence ATGAAGAACAAGGTAAAGGTAATGACAGTGTTTGGTACCAGACCTGAAGCGATCAAAATGGCACCACTCGTAAAAGAATTGGCAAAAAATAATGACAAAATAGAATCGATTGTGACCGTAACGGCACAGCATAGAGAAATGCTTGATCAGGTATTGAAAATATTTGAAATTGTGCCAGATTATGATTTGAATATCATGAAAGATCGTCAATCATTAATTGATGTTACTACCCGAAGTTTAGAGGGATTAAATAAAGTTTTTCAGGAGGTAAAGCCCGATATCGTTTTAGTCCATGGCGATACCACCACAACATTTGTTGCAAGTTTGGCTGCTTTTTATAACTCGACCCCAATTGGACATGTCGAGGCGGGACTTCGGACATGGAATAAATATTCTCCATATCCTGAAGAAATGAACAGACAGCTTACAGGCGTATTAGCTGATTTGCACTTTTCTCCAACCACTCAATCGAAAGAAAATCTTTTAACTGAAAATAAGCAGGCTGAATCGATTTTTGTAACAGGAAACACGGCGATTGATGCGCTAAAAACAACCGTAAAAGCGGAATATTCCCATCCTGTATTAGATAAACTGGGTAATGACAGATTGGTTTTAATGACAGCGCACCGCAGGGAAAATACAGGAAAGCCAATGGAAAATATGTTCCATGCCATTAGAAGATTAGTGGAGAAGCACGAAGATATACAAGTGGTTTATCCCGTACATATGAATCCCGTTGTTCGAGAAATTGCCAATCGAGTGCTGGGAGATAATAACCGTATCCACTTAATTGAGCCATTAGATGTAATCGATTTTCATAATTTCGCCTCTAGAGCCTATTTAATCTTAACCGATTCTGGCGGCGTTCAAGAGGAGGCACCATCTTTGGGAGTTCCGGTACTGGTTTTAAGAGATACAACGGAACGTCCTGAAGGTGTTAAGGCTGGTACCTTGAAGTTAGCTGGGACAAATGAAGAAACCATTTTCCAACTAGCAGATGAGCTTTTATCAGATGTTGATGCACATGATTTAATGGCAAAAGCATCCAATCCTTATGGAGATGGACATGCTTCTGAAAGAATTGTTAAGGCAATACTCTATCACTTTAACCTAACAGGAGAAAAACCTGTCGATTTCGGCGAA
- a CDS encoding bifunctional 2',3'-cyclic-nucleotide 2'-phosphodiesterase/3'-nucleotidase, whose translation MKRKIKRNMKKRVLNGLLASGLALTTVPLNALPSNVSAEATVTSTATLRILETTDLHSNVMPYDYFKDTDVNINYGLAKTASLIKQARSDAPNSMLFDAGDTIQGNPLASYVAKVNKLGPNDTHPIFKAMNYLDYDAAIVGNHEFNYGLDYLNDVLEEVEFPVVNANIYHDDKDGNAENDENYFTPYQILDKEIIDDKGNKSTIKVGVIGFAPPQIMQWDKDNLTGKVIAKDIVQQANKFIPEMKSKGADVIVAIAHSGCDIAVEGQEAAENAVYDLTKVPGIDAMLFGHAHLKFPEDASFKDKPGIDQEHGTINGVHAVEAGFWGNNLGVLDLALVQDETGKWTVDKANSKSVNKPVDATTQLDQEIVNAVAAEHQGTLEYVRGKIGKTAIPMHSYFTRVMDDASTQIVNDAQMDYVKKWITTNAPEYKDVPVLSAAAPFKGGRAGIADYTDIAKGDVTIKSAADLYLFDNTLKAVEVTGDQVKRWIEKSAEQFNTIDPNKTEPQELLDYEFRPYNYDVMDGVNYEIDVTKPKGERVVNLTLLDGTPVHPDQKFIVATNNYRAGGSGGLAELKDAKVVVDSPFENRQILMDYITAQGEIAPAPDNNWKIARVDGPAKLVFNSTPAALNYLGTTPNVKDLGVSTTKEGYQLFELDQNVHVQLLGINDLHGQLDYSSKVNGQPVGGIAYLSGYLKDRELQNTTESIMLHAGDAVGASRPVSALLQDEPTIRFLNEIGFDLGTLGNHEFDEGVKEMMRLIDGGSHSATADKYGEFEGANFPYVVANVVDEKTNDLILPPYAVKEVDGVKIGFIGVITTETPSIVTASGTTGVKFTDEVEAINKYAKELKDQGVKSIVVLAHNPGKSDPDGANATGEVVDFANQIDDEIDVIFGAHDHKYLNSTVDGKLLVQSYSYGTAFSDIDLTIDPETQDIVEKSAEIVTTYQSPEFLDEGVQAQLDAYMADIAPIINEEVGTAAVEITRTANEAGESALGNLIADGMRDATKADFAFMNSGGIRDNLNQGPITWGELFAIQPFGNDVVTLKLTGEQIRTLLNQQFNADRNKIMAVSGLKYTWSVEKPLGEKVLDIFLPDGSKIDPKAEYTIAVNNFMADGGDGYTILKEGKDRTVWLTDLETFVNYVKDQQKPITAAIEGRILNATESTVDTPVTPPAEPGTGDGTDKPGANPLPDTASNMYNLLLAGILAVGTGITMIFRRRKA comes from the coding sequence GTGAAGAGAAAAATAAAAAGAAACATGAAGAAACGTGTTCTTAATGGATTACTGGCTTCTGGACTCGCACTTACAACGGTTCCACTAAATGCTTTACCAAGTAATGTGAGCGCAGAGGCGACAGTAACTAGTACAGCTACTCTTCGTATTTTAGAAACTACTGATCTTCATTCCAATGTAATGCCATATGATTATTTCAAAGATACAGATGTAAACATTAACTATGGGTTAGCCAAAACGGCTTCACTTATCAAGCAAGCGAGGTCTGATGCTCCAAACTCTATGCTTTTTGATGCTGGTGACACGATTCAAGGAAATCCACTTGCTAGTTATGTAGCAAAGGTAAATAAATTAGGACCGAATGATACTCATCCAATCTTCAAGGCAATGAATTATTTAGATTATGACGCAGCAATTGTTGGGAATCATGAGTTTAACTATGGACTAGACTATCTTAACGATGTTTTAGAAGAGGTTGAATTCCCAGTTGTAAACGCTAACATTTACCATGACGATAAAGATGGCAATGCCGAAAATGATGAAAACTATTTCACTCCATATCAAATTCTAGATAAAGAGATTATCGATGATAAAGGCAATAAATCTACTATTAAAGTAGGGGTAATTGGCTTTGCACCTCCGCAAATTATGCAGTGGGACAAAGATAATCTAACTGGAAAAGTCATTGCAAAGGATATTGTTCAACAAGCAAATAAATTCATCCCAGAAATGAAGTCAAAAGGTGCTGACGTAATCGTAGCGATTGCACACTCGGGCTGTGATATTGCTGTAGAAGGACAAGAAGCAGCAGAAAATGCTGTTTACGACTTAACAAAAGTTCCTGGAATTGATGCAATGCTATTCGGCCATGCACACTTAAAATTCCCTGAAGATGCTTCATTCAAAGATAAGCCTGGGATTGATCAAGAACATGGCACGATTAACGGAGTTCATGCGGTTGAAGCAGGATTCTGGGGAAATAACCTTGGTGTACTAGATTTAGCTCTAGTTCAAGATGAAACCGGCAAATGGACAGTTGATAAAGCAAATTCCAAATCAGTTAACAAACCAGTTGATGCAACTACTCAACTCGACCAAGAAATTGTGAATGCAGTAGCAGCCGAACATCAAGGCACACTTGAGTATGTACGTGGGAAAATTGGTAAAACGGCCATTCCAATGCACAGTTACTTTACTCGTGTAATGGACGATGCATCTACGCAAATTGTAAACGATGCACAAATGGATTACGTGAAAAAGTGGATTACTACCAATGCACCTGAATACAAGGACGTACCTGTACTTTCGGCAGCAGCGCCATTTAAAGGCGGCCGTGCCGGCATTGCCGATTATACAGACATCGCTAAAGGTGATGTAACCATTAAGAGTGCGGCTGACTTGTATTTGTTTGATAATACATTAAAAGCAGTAGAAGTTACTGGAGATCAGGTTAAGCGCTGGATCGAAAAATCAGCAGAACAATTCAACACGATTGATCCGAACAAAACAGAACCGCAAGAACTATTAGATTATGAGTTCCGTCCATACAATTACGATGTAATGGATGGGGTTAACTATGAAATTGATGTTACGAAGCCAAAAGGTGAACGGGTCGTTAATTTAACATTGTTAGATGGCACACCTGTACACCCTGATCAAAAATTCATTGTAGCGACAAATAACTATCGTGCAGGCGGCAGCGGCGGACTTGCTGAATTAAAGGACGCTAAAGTAGTTGTTGATTCACCATTTGAAAATCGTCAAATCCTTATGGACTACATAACTGCACAAGGTGAAATCGCACCTGCTCCAGATAACAACTGGAAAATTGCACGTGTTGATGGTCCTGCGAAATTAGTCTTTAACTCAACACCAGCGGCTCTAAATTATCTTGGTACTACACCAAATGTAAAAGACCTTGGAGTTTCAACAACTAAAGAAGGCTATCAATTATTTGAATTAGATCAAAACGTTCATGTTCAATTATTAGGGATTAATGATTTACATGGTCAATTAGATTATTCTTCAAAAGTAAATGGACAACCTGTAGGTGGAATTGCTTACTTGTCCGGTTATTTGAAGGACAGAGAATTACAAAATACTACAGAATCCATCATGCTTCATGCCGGAGATGCAGTTGGTGCAAGCCGTCCAGTATCAGCACTATTACAAGATGAACCAACGATTCGTTTCTTGAATGAAATTGGCTTTGATCTTGGAACACTTGGTAATCATGAATTTGATGAAGGTGTAAAGGAAATGATGCGCCTTATCGACGGTGGATCACATTCAGCGACTGCTGACAAGTATGGTGAATTTGAAGGTGCAAACTTCCCATACGTTGTTGCAAACGTTGTAGATGAAAAGACCAATGATTTAATTTTACCTCCATATGCAGTTAAAGAAGTGGATGGAGTGAAGATTGGATTTATCGGTGTAATTACAACTGAAACACCAAGTATTGTTACTGCTAGTGGTACTACAGGAGTTAAATTCACGGATGAAGTAGAAGCGATTAACAAATATGCAAAAGAACTAAAGGATCAAGGTGTTAAATCTATCGTTGTCCTTGCACATAATCCAGGAAAATCAGATCCAGATGGAGCTAACGCAACTGGTGAAGTGGTTGATTTTGCAAACCAAATCGATGATGAAATTGACGTAATTTTTGGTGCTCATGACCATAAATACTTGAATTCAACCGTTGATGGAAAATTACTCGTTCAATCTTATTCTTATGGAACAGCATTCTCTGATATTGATTTAACGATTGATCCTGAAACACAAGATATCGTTGAAAAATCGGCAGAAATTGTTACAACCTACCAATCACCAGAATTCTTAGATGAAGGTGTTCAAGCGCAACTCGATGCGTACATGGCTGATATTGCACCAATCATTAATGAAGAAGTTGGTACAGCGGCTGTTGAAATTACCCGTACTGCAAATGAAGCGGGTGAATCTGCTCTTGGTAACTTAATTGCAGATGGAATGCGTGATGCTACAAAGGCTGACTTTGCTTTCATGAACTCAGGCGGTATTCGTGATAACTTAAATCAAGGACCGATTACTTGGGGTGAATTGTTTGCCATCCAGCCGTTTGGTAATGACGTTGTGACCTTGAAGTTAACAGGTGAGCAAATTAGAACATTACTAAATCAGCAATTTAATGCAGACAGAAATAAAATTATGGCAGTATCTGGTCTTAAATACACATGGTCAGTAGAAAAACCATTAGGAGAAAAAGTCCTAGATATTTTCCTTCCAGATGGTTCAAAAATTGACCCTAAAGCTGAGTACACCATTGCGGTTAATAACTTTATGGCAGATGGTGGAGATGGATATACCATTCTAAAAGAAGGTAAAGACCGGACAGTATGGTTAACGGATTTAGAAACTTTCGTTAACTATGTAAAAGATCAGCAAAAACCAATTACTGCTGCTATCGAAGGCAGAATTTTAAATGCGACAGAGTCAACTGTTGATACACCAGTTACTCCGCCGGCTGAGCCAGGTACGGGGGATGGTACGGATAAACCAGGTGCTAACCCACTTCCGGATACAGCATCTAACATGTATAACCTATTATTAGCGGGTATCCTTGCTGTTGGAACGGGAATCACAATGATTTTCAGAAGACGTAAAGCATAA